A region of Epinephelus fuscoguttatus linkage group LG1, E.fuscoguttatus.final_Chr_v1 DNA encodes the following proteins:
- the LOC125888301 gene encoding immunoglobulin-like and fibronectin type III domain-containing protein 1 — protein MVKRSKLSEGTATGQDSDAESGREVGIKKKSRVPGVMITQFIETLPEGKSHPDFTRKPIALTIQEGKFAFFKAIVIGDPEPTVTWSRNNGDVSDTSRYQTKHDPASNEHLFEMPNVMPDQADTYKCFATNEYGQAMVTVVLNVIEVGFKKDKAQQQVAEAVNGDFKKVLKRRSKVRPKSEQPERKDGELDPKFWELLLSADKKEYERICAEYGVTDFRWMLKKLNEMKKEREEEQAEFVRNLSNLRSIQVNADNTASFEFDMDLIDPSSSIFLYKDGVMVPYTKDLGDKMKHSLKQVGKKYIFSLKDLMPDDAGLYQVDVEDVNMFSTDFKIPMVDFLVKIQEVKAIERQDAVFECVLSNPFSKILWFGKNLPLEQGDKYDIQVSEDKLIHRLVVKDCMIVDKGIYSACAGIKSCNAWLVVEADKDAQQGKKSARKTTTAGGSGMDLQKVAEEQQVKLEKKREERREQIKAAPPPEPPPAPAPAPKPEPKAPKDPKPTPVKAPPPAPTKPEPEAPKEPEPTPAPAEDSGSGPSAEEAAGDEKIDPPLVDTGEPEITCGLSDIYALRESPAALIVKMSMDSDGTWFKDGEQLKSGAGITITKDGTSHKLTIQSCSDDDSGVYRFVSGDLSTQGKVTVGGVPEFDPDDLHKFSKPVIIRVGQNAAFKMPFPPQESLVVSWFKDGTEIKDGGGVKIVREPNHSRLLLRDCLRTDAGEIKIQLKNPFGVAEATSRLIVLDRPGPPEGPVEAVETTSSLIEIKWNPPKDDGGSPVTNYIIERQQARQNLWTKLGDVSADKTSFRDRNVTHGKKYNYRIYAENPEGLSDALETADSIMAGIMILAGPPGAPRVVSASKSCINLTWTPPEDDRGVPIIGYQLEKQKKDTNEWIALNAVSDPIKDLSYAVKDVTEGAEYEFRVSAINESGAGDPSPPSAMVCAKNPNMRPRFKDPEDFIVVRAGNSARVKVCYEGEPPPQITWLKDDEPISSWITIINTEGMSQLVIPSSKRSDSAIYTIKAQNSVGEASFDVEVRVTDEPKIPGPVELEQTVQGKVEVSWAPSPDQELDDRLYYVVSQYDTNSRMWRTVADRLFANTFTANNILPGAEYHFRVYAKNDVGLSDPSPSPTWGANCNRVPITTKGLVSREVCFERPPSILVPLKIHTPPKGYQLYMTCAVRGCPAPNISWYLNDVCINSDSDYYITNSFGVCSLYILRVQSKDGGEYKVVAVNPLGKAECSTKLAVKE, from the exons ATGGTTAAAAGGTCAAAACTGTCCGAGGGGACAGCCACGGGTCAAG ATTCCGATGCAGAGAGTGGTAGAGAAG TGGGGATCAAGAAAAAATCTAGGGTCCCCGGGGTGATGATTACACAGTTTATAGAGACGCTGCCAGAGGGAAAGAGCCATCCAGACTTCACCCGCAAGCCGATTGCTTTGACCATCCAAGAGG GGAAATTTGCTTTTTTCAAAGCCATTGTCATTGGAGACCCAGAGCCGACTGTTACGTGGAGCAGAAATAATGGAGATGTGTCTGATACGTCAAGATATCAGACTAAACACGATCCCGCTTCCAATGAGCATTTATTTGAG ATGCCAAATGTTATGCCAGATCAAGCTGATACCTATAAATGCTTTGCCACAAATGAATATGGACAAGCCATGGTCACAGTTGTTCTGAATGTCATCGAAG ttgGCTTCAAAAAGGACAAAGCTCAGCAACAAGTAGCTGAAGCCGTCAATGGGGATTTTAAGAAGGTACTGAAAAGGAGAAG taaGGTCCGTCCGAAATCTGAGCAGCCTGAGAGAAAGGATGGAGAGCTTGATCCAAAGTTTTGGGAGCTTTTACTTAGTGCTGACAAGAAAGAATATGAGAGAATCTGTGCAGAGTATGGAGTGACTGACTTTCGCTGGATGCTGAAGAAACTTAATGAAAtgaagaaagaaagggaggaagAACAAGCTGAG TTTGTCAGAAACCTGTCCAATCTGAGATCTATTCAGGTCAATGCAGATAACACTGCATCCTTTGAGTTTGACATGGACCTTATTGACCCCAGCAGCTCCATATTCCTGTACAAG GATGGTGTAATGGTTCCATATACAAAGGATTTGGGAGATAAGATGAAGCACAGCCTCAAACAAGTGGGGAAAAAgtacattttcagtttgaaGGACCTTATGCCAGACGATGCTGGACTGTACCAGGTGGATGTAGAGGATGTGAATATGTTTTCCACTGATTTTAAAA TCCCCATGGTGGATTTCTTGGTGAAAATTCAGGAAGTGAAGGCAATAGAGAGGCAAGATGCTGTCTTTGAGTGTGTCCTGTCAAACCCATTCTCCAAGATTCTGTGGTTTGGCAAAAATTTGCCGCTGGAACAAGGCGATAAATATGATATCCAGGTTTCGGAGGACAAGCTCATTCACAGGCTGGTGGTCAAAGACTGCATGATAGTAGACAAAGGAATTTATTCTGCCTGCGCAGGAATAAAATCTTGCAACGCATGGCTTGTCGTTGAAG CTGATAAAGATGCACAACAGGGCAAAAAGTCAGcaaggaaaacaacaacagcagggGGATCTGGGATGGATCTGCAGAAGGTCGCCGAAGAGCAGCAAGTAAAAttagagaagaagagagaggagaggagagaacagaTTAAAGCTGCCCCTCCACCTGAACCCCCTCCAGCCCCTGCACCCGCTCCTAAGCCTGAACCTAAGGCACCAAAAGATCCTAAGCCAA CTCCAGTTAAAGCTCCACCTCCAGCACCCACTAAGCCGGAACCTGAGGCGCCAAAGGAGCCTGAGCCAA CACCAGCTCCAGCTGAAGACTCAGGAAGTG GCCCCTCAGCTGAGGAAGCCGCTGGCGATGAAAAGATCGATCCACCACTTGTAGATACAGGAG AGCCGGAAATCACCTGTGGGCTCTCTGATATCTATGCTCTTCGTGAGAGCCCGGCTGCATTAATTGTGAAGATGAGCATGGACTCTGACGGCACCTGGTTCAAAGACGGAGAGCAG TTAAAGTCAGGTGCTGGGATCACCATCACCAAAGATGGAACATCTCACAAGCTGACAATTCAAAGCTGCAGCGACGACGACTCTGGAGTTTATCGCTTTGTATCAGGGGATCTCAGCACACAGGGAAAGGTCACCGTTGGAG GCGTACCTGAGTTTGATCCAGACGACCTTCACAAGTTCTCCAAGCCTGTGATCATAAGAGTGGGCCAGAACGCTGCTTTCAAGATGCCCTTTCCTCCTCAGGAGTCTTTGGTGGTCAGCTGGTTCAAAGACGGCACTGAGATCAAAGACGGAGGTGGAGTTAAGATCGTGAGGGAGCCCAATCACAGCCGGCTGCTGCTCAGAGACTGCCTGCGGACAGACGCAGGGGAAATAAAGATCCAACTCAAAAATCCATTTGGAGTTGCAGAGGCCACATCGAGGCTTATTGTGCTTG ATCGCCCAGGTCCCCCTGAGGGTCCAGTGGAGGCCGTTGAAACCACCTCATCTTTGATTGAGATTAAATGGAACCCACCCAAAGACGACGGGGGCTCCCCTGTCACCAACTACATCATAGAACGGCAGCAGGCGAGACAGAATCTGTGGACAAAACTTGGGGATGTCTCGGCTGACAAGACCTCCTTCAGAGACAGGAATGTGACTCATGGAAAGAAATACAACTACCGCATCTATGCAGAAAACCCTGAGGGCCTCAGCGACGCCCTGGAGACAGCTGATAGCATTATGGCTGGCATAATGA TACTCGCCGGTCCACCTGGTGCCCCCCGAGTGGTGAGTGCCTCTAAGAGCTGCATCAACTTGACCTGGACACCCccagaggacgacagaggagtaCCGATCATTGGTTATCAATTAGAGAAACAAAAGAAGGACACAAACGAGTGGATTGCCCTGAATGCAGTCAGTGACCCTATTAAAG ACCTGAGCTATGCAGTTAAAGATGTCACTGAAGGGGCAGAATATGAGTTCAGGGTTTCAGCAATCAATGAGTCAGGCGCAGGAGACCCAAGCCCTCCCTCTGCAATGGTGTGTGCAAAGAATCCCAACA TGAGACCTCGTTTTAAAGACCCAGAGGACTTCATTGTTGTCAGAGCAGGAAATTCTGCACGTGTCAAAGTTTGCTACGAG GGTGAACCTCCACCTCAGATCACTTGGTTGAAGGATGATGAGCCGATATCCTCGTGGATTACCATCATCAATACCGAGGGAATGTCTCAGCTTGTTATCCCCTCATCAAAGCGCTCAGATTCAGCTATTTACACTATCAAAGCCCAAAACTCTGTGGGTGAGGCGTCATTTGATGTCGAGGTTAGAGTCACAG ATGAACCCAAGATTCCGGGGCCAGTGGAGCTTGAGCAAACAGTCCAAGGAAAAGTGGAGGTGTCATGGGCTCCTTCACCAGACCAGGAGCTTGACGACCGCCTGTACTACGTGGTGTCTCAATATGACACCAACAGCAGAATGTGGAGGACTGTGGCAGACCGCCTATTTGCTAACACATTCACAGCCAATAACATCCTTCCTGGGGCAGAGTACCATTTCCGGGTCTACGCCAAGAATGATGTGGGCCTCTCAGATCCATCTCCTTCACCTACATGGGGTGCCAACTGCAACAGAG TTCCAATAACTACAAAAGGACTTGTTTCAAGAGAGGTCTGCTTTGAGAGGCCTCCGTCCATCCTGGTCCCTCTGAAAATCCACACACCACCCAAAGGCTACCAACTCTACATGACATGCGCTGTACGAGGATGCCCTGCGCCCAACATATCCTGGTACCTCAACGACGTCTGCATCAACTCAGACAGCGACTACTACATCACCAACTCATTTGGTGTGTGCTCCCTGTACATTCTTCGAGTGCAGTCGAAAGACGGCGGTGAATACAAGGTTGTTGCAGTCAACCCTCTTGGAAAGGCAGAGTGTTCGACTAAACTTGCTGTTAAAG AATAA